aaaaaacaaaaattcatgtaggaaataaaaattttagcTGGCGAGAcaaatttttataaaaagacTTTTCAAAAGAATATTATTTGCCATTCAGTAAAGCATGGGATACAACAGAATCCTTTAGAAATGTCTCTCTCATAAAATCAACATTTTGAAGAGAGTaaaatgtgaaacagaaaaccaaCCCAATAACGTCTACcccttcattttttaaattttatttttaaaagattgtGTCATCATTACTTTCCAAGGAGAAGAGAGATCTTCTGAAAAATTACTGTTGGAGAAAAGTTATTGGTTGGCTAAGTTTCAGAGTATAGAGAGTAAGGAGAACAGGTTGGTGAGAAAGATTGATACCTTTGTGGgctgttttgttgttattgtgtTCCCCAGGTCTTTGCAGTCAGACATCTTCAGCTAATAAATCCCTTTTGCATTGCATTTTGTTACATGAGTTTAGCAGAATTCTAcaacttttattttatatttcaataTGAATCTCATTTTCTGTTGAAGTGAATCATTATTTACTGAGAGAATAAGCACTGGGCAGTCTGTGTAAGTACTGCAAAGTCGGTTTGCTCTGCTGTCACTCCAAATTGCCACAGGGTCTGCTGTTCCGCTACCTCTCCAtcagggcagtgactgctcaTCTGCCTGACCTTTGTCTGAGCCTTGGCAGAGTGGTGGTGGGCTATCTGGGGATCACACTGCTATAACTTATCTTTGCATCCTTTTAGGACTTTAGCTTATTGCCAATGGGTGGAAAATCTTCATGAGACGCAAAAGATGGTTTCTCTTTTTGGCCCCTTCAGCGACTTGCTGAAGTGGATCTTCTGCCATCTGACCAAAGGAATCGTGAAGCGGGAAATGTACGGCCATGGCATTGGCCGCTTCTCAGAGGAGGAGATGTACACACTGATGGAGAAGGACATGCGGACTCTGGCAGGCCTCCTGGGTAAGGTACAGTGAGTTGTGTGTGGTCTGTTCACAGCTCTGTCCACAGGATAAAACTGACCTCAAGTGCTTCCTGACAGCTTgatcacacacacaaataatCTCATTTTGGCAGAAGGTAGAAgctgcactgctgctgtcaTTCAGTGCCTTGCTCTGGCAGAGAAAGTGTATCTTTCCCCACTGTTTGCTTCCAGATCGTGTGTCTAGAGGCATAAGAGGCTTTCTTCTCTGACCACCAAGTATGTGTGTCTAGAGGAGCAAAAGATAGCCTGCAGTTTTGGAAGAGCATATTGCTATATGAATTTAGGAAAATGTAGTGTTTAATTCTGCAAATGAAACCTCTTATTTATGATTTTTGGGGATGGGGTGTttgtctcattttttatttcatgggACTTGTGGCTGTTTGCTAAATCATTATGAGGCTGGCATTTGAAAATACCTTTGCAGGTGTTATTTTGATGAGCTGAACTTTGTTGTATTTGGTTGGGTTAGTACCTTTATTCAAAGCTCCTAGTAGGCAGTGGTTGTGTGTTGTCAAAATAGGTGAGTTTAAGCTTTTTGGTTATCATAATCCAATCctataatgttatttttaaggtGACCTCATTTAGTTAGCATTGCATGAACCTCATTTCTGTTGTGTGGCTCAGGCTGCAATCTGCATTGGAGCTGTCTACACTGCGCTTCCTGCCTTCTGGTCTGCTGAGAGCTAAGCATATTGTGTGTCTGTGTAAAATTTAGATTTTGAGGAATTGGTTTGGGGCAGATTGCTGCTTCTCTTGAGCTTTTGTCTCTCTTGTGCAAGGAATCTAAAGAGATGGTCCATGTCTGGCCGCTGTGTTTTCTCTTATGATTGCTTTAAAGAGGTGGCTGAGTGCAGAACAGGAGAGACTGTGCTCCAAAGGGAGGACATACTGCACATGCTCTAAAGAAATAAGTGTGGAGTGGATGAAGGGAGCAAGGTGAGGAAAGcccagcagaaggaagaaactGACTGATTgctcagaaagggaaaaaagaaatgtttctgaaCTTCCAAGGTGTTCTGGAAAAGAAGGTGTTTGCAGTGGACCTAGATGAGGCTATGTAGAGTTTTCTCTAAGTTTGTTCTCTGAAACAAACCTGCCAAGTTGCTGGATTGGGAGCAAGGTGGAAAAAAGACATGTGATGCATGGGCACAATGGGCAGGGGGAAGATTTGTTGACTACTCTTTTTCTGACCCTGCTTTCTCatgctgcattttgtttgttaaCAAAAATGGTTATCTATTCTAGTGCCTCTTCAAAGAAAACCTGTTTCTTGGTGCTTAAGAGGTCCCTTTTCTGTtagggggaggaagggagggagcagctcGCTTTAGAAGAGGAGATCTGATCATatctgctgcagagctgtggcagcTCAAGGTACCCTCCTCAGTGGGACTACTGTTGCTGTGGTTTTGAGATTGGCACTGTGTTGCTCCATGTTCATTACAAAGAGGAATGGGGTtgaggcaggagctggagcaagTTCAGCCTGTTATGGGAGCTCAGCAAAGCCCCATGGTTCTGGCTAGACAACACTgacaggctgcagggagcagcagtgaatGTGTCTGTGCTAAAGTCATCCCAGTCTGCCATGAGTAGGCAGAGCCTTCAAGGGAAAACTAAAACATGTTCCCCAAGTACCTGCAAAAGTTCTGATTTGCTTATTTGAAGTCTGCATCCTTCCATCTCTGGAGTCTATACTGACACTCAGATTTGTAAAATTTTGAGTTCAAAGAGATCATTTAACCGTCTAGACATATCTCTGTGAATCAGACTGCTTGATTGCTGTTTTGAGGCCTGTGCCTTTTTGCTGGCTAAGGATGGCTTTCTAAAAGCCATCTACTTTTAATTATGAGATTTCAGAAAGCAGAGGTGCCACCACTTTTGTTAGTAATTGGTAGTAGATGTTAGTCACTAtcaaaatctgtttaaaatcaGACTTGCTTCAAATGGGAGTTTGTCCAATTCCAGCCTGCAGGCAGATGCTTTTCCTagttcttccttcctttctgggTGGCTTGGGTCATCTCCCTGTGAAGGTAAATGTTATAATCAGtctcttgcttttgtttttggtGGGAAAAAGCATTAGAAATCCTAAAGCACTTCTTCACTGTATCAGATTTTTAATTGTATTATACACATATCAGCAGAGATTTTGTTCTCCTTCCAGATTGTTGTTGAGAATGTTCCTGTGTACTTCAAAAAGTCTTGATGGGCGTTTGCTGTATTCCTGTTATTTTATTACATTACCAACTGAAcattgtacttttttttcatcttccccTCTGAAATGGATGTCAGATTAGTTGGTGTGTGGTTACGTGAATCATTATATTTGCCTTTTTGCTTGTGGGTGAGTTCATCTACTTTTAGATAATTGCCTTGATTGTCATTAACATCAGTACGCTCATGTTTTCTCCAACCGGCTGTTCATGATTGGGTCTAGTAAATGTGGCCTCCAGGTGGTATCCTGGAATGGGTAGAGAAGGTGGGACGAAGACTTCCAGACTGACTAGAGACAGCTCTGTTTcatgggggaaggagaaggtggTCAGTCAGCTTATTGCCTGCACAATCTTTGTGAGATTCCCCTCCACGTATATGTACCCAGGTGTTTTCCCAGAAGGGGAAATAGTTGGGATTTTGGCTGTTAGAGGGCAATCTTAAGAGCTTAAAAAGGATGCAGAACAGCTGCACATACCAAACTGTAGCTTTCAGTTATCAGGCATATCAGATTAATGCTCCCCATTTTTTAACAGGGACCATTCACATGGGAACAAGaataacttttaaattttaagagCTGCTTCCAGAGAATGATAACGTGGCAGCTGCCAGTTCTTATGACACTCATTTTGACATTCCCAGTCACATCttgggtgctttttttttttttatttttcatttctgagaatcttttttctctctcccttgtaCCTATTTCCCTGACATACTTCTCCAGATCTCTTATAAACATGGAAATTGGAACTAACCCTCCCGTGATGGATCAGTCTGCTACATTGGTATCATCTTGCTCTTTGTCCTGAAGTCTTTAAACcacaaatgtaattttcttgtAGCTGTTTCCTACTGCCTGCTAGTACTGTAAGAAATTGTGGGGAATGAGCGTATGAATTagtgatatatataaatatacattttgATAATTGTGTAAAAGAGGCAAGTGAGTGAGCAATGCCCATAAGTCTCTTGGTGCCCTTTCAGCTGTCTGCCTGCCTCAGGCTTTTTTTGGGAGATGGGGATTTTAGCAGGGAGTTGCAGGGCAGCAGCTTCCTGAACTGGATTTTGAAAGCACTTGATGCTTTGTGAAGGGCAGGGGTGCTCAGAGCTGAAACACAGAGGTGGGTCTAACCTGAATGTGAGCCTCTAAAGTTAGTTGAAATGCCCTGTAGCAACCTGCAAGGGCTGACCATGCTGCTGTTGGAAGGGTGCAGGTCTTCTGCCTGTATCTCAGATCTGTTTCTTGACGGTGTTTCTTGACCCAGTGCTGAAGTAGCTGCTTTTGAATTCTCTGGTGTATGCCTTTGTAAATAGTGGAGCTGTGTGCTCTCAAATTCCCAGGCAGTACATATTTGATCCAAGTCCAGTGTGACTAGGTGATTTCATTTCTGTTGGATTAGCCAGGGGATGCAGAGAGGTGTTTGAGATGATCAGCACTGTGGCAGCCTTGATGTGACAGGCACTTTGTAATCTGGCCTAAAAATGAACACAGAGATATCTGGTCTATCAGAAAGTCTTCTGGACAAAAGTTGCACTGGAATTTTTGAGAACAAATTGGAACTGGTGGGAAAAACGTGCATAAAGGCCATATTATGTGGTGCAACATGATTTAAAACCAGATGTACAGTTCTATGAACCCacagttttatttcctcctctTGCCCTTTGTTTCCGTGCACCTCAGGGTGTAGGGTGTGTTGTGCGTGGTGAACCAGAGAGAGGGATGGTTCAGCCCTCGCTCACTGCCTGCCTTAGTTGTAACAGGATGGAAATGACAGTATTACTTCCCAGCACAAATCACTATGGATTGAATCTCAAGGCCCAGTTGTATGATGCTAAATTCCTAGTGTTGGCATATAACTGTGGCTTAGGGACCAATTTTTGAGCTGTTTTTGAGATCAGAGGATCCTTAGGTGTCAGATAAATACTGAAAAGACACAACATTTACCCTGTACAGAGTTTTCAAACAATAGATTGATGCAGCTGTGAAAGAGCTGGGGAGATTTAACTCCATGTTAAAATGACATCTGACAGGCTAGAGGAGGTTATTGTTACTGGTTATTCCTGAGCACCGCTTTGGCAGCATTCCTTATACTGTACGCTGGAATTTGATGCATTTTACTGCTGGACAGTTCCTCTAGACTCGCTCAATAACCCTAACATTTAATAACCTGCTGAATTACCTTCAGCTTACTATGGTCAGGGGAAGAATGTCCTGGGGAGATGGGATAACTGGATTTTGAGAATTCAATTACATACCACATTTCACAGAGTTTATAGCACTTCAGGCCAAGGCAGGAACAGTGCAACCAGTTGACCTGACCTCTGCAATACTGCCTGTTTCACCTGGGTGCTCTATGTGTGGTCTTTGCTCCAGGTCTCATTCCTGTGATGGGAAAACAAGTTTATACTGGATGTTTTGTTGCAAACAGTGGCTTTGAAACatgatttttcttccctgtcttAGTTAGTTAtccatctgtttctttttttggctgATCAGATGAGTAAATGGAAACTGGATCTGCACGCACGAGAGGTGCACGCACGTGACCCGCTTCTGTCGGCAAGTTCATGATTTTGAACCGTGGTTGAAGAGTTTTGGGTTTGCAGCAAGATGAAAATCGTGCTGTCAGGCAtctgctggctgcagagcaggttTTAAATGCAGTAGAACTAGTACAGTGTGTGAGTGCTGCCAGCTGTGAGGAGTGGAGGAGGTTCCTTGGCCAGTGGTGGCTCTGTTATTGGCCTGGTTATAGAAGGTGTGAGTGGGCATGGGGCAAGCTGCAGTTATGGATTTCACCCTAGCAACAGCTTTGCAGTCATATTCGGTGTTGAATTCCTGTCTTTAAGGTAGTGAACCTTTTCATTTAATTgattttactaaaaaaaaaaaagctaaagatGCAgccatggaatttttttttttaattgcgGAAGAGTGACAACCAGtcaagaaatgttttctgttgtATTTACAGGTGACAAGAAGTACATTATGGGATCAACTGTTTCCACCGTTGATGCCACCGTCTTTGGACATCTGGCACAGGCAATGTGGACGCTACCAGGGACTCGACCAGAGAGACTAATCAAAGGTAAGAAAGCTTAAGATATCTCTGATGAAAAGCTCTTGGTGGCATATTCCGTGTTTACACTTGCAGCACCTTGGAAGGACATTTTGAAGACTGCAGTGCTTCAGCTGCATCACAGACTGTTCTTGCCTTTGATGTAGCATTTGTATCTTGTAATGttgttttctcttaaaattcacatttattttctctttagtgTTCTAGACAGTAATTGTTTCTATTCGTGTACTTGAtcttttccttgtttaaaatgGCAAAGGCGTAAAGCCTCTGAGGAATGAATGCTGGATAACGTATGAGAAGACAGAAGCAGAACCATGAGCCAAACTCTGCTGAACTGAGTAGTTTCCTTGATAGTAGAACTGCAAGTGCTATGGTCCCACTGAAATTACAGCCTTTGCTGTTGCTGAAGATGCTGGACAAGATAAAAATCCAACCTGACTTTGGAGTCACTGTGTTTTGGCATGAGCTGGAAACCAGCATACTCCTCCCTAccacagagggttttttttttcttgtggagTGGTGTAGATGTTAAAGTATCTTTACATGCCTTTTCAGAATAAAACCACTCAGTGTGAAAAATGGGAAGAGCTAAGGAGGAAAAGGATATGAAATAGGTGTAGAAGGAAAGAATCTGACCTGTAAATCTACTCTGTACAGGAGATCTCTGCTAAATCGACAGTTAGGAGGCATAGACTTACTCTTTTCCTCAAATAATGAGCACTTGAGATGGGGAAATAAGTATTGGCTATGCAGTTCTTCCCCTTGGTGTCTGGAGAGTCACAGATGAAATTCTGAAGGGCTCACGGCTTTCTAGAAGGAATACTGTGTTTGTTGAATTAGTTTGTctctaatgaaaataaatagaaagtAACAGATGGAAATACCCAAGCAGGTATACCCAAGGTTGATTCTTTGTACCCATCCACCTACTCATGCTACCATGAGTACAGGTTTCACATACAGCCCCTTTTAACATGCtattatttgtttcttctttgaattttttaataatttattctgTAAGCATACATGTATGTATAAACATAAGGTGTAAGGTACTAAGGCTGGGAACACTAGGAGTGAACCAGTGACCATatgaaaacttaaaaatgtgaatttatgTTGCAGACAGCGCTGCCATCTGGTGGTGGAAAATCTAAATTCACTGCATTTAATAAGTGTATCGTGCATATATAGGATCAAATTCTGTCGTTAGGAACTAGGTGTCTGCAATTAAGCAAAAAATTTTCCTATGAAAACTTTACAATGTTAGTGTCTTGTCTTGATTGATTTCTTTAGGTGTTGAATTtgagagatttatttttctatttgcatGAACATACATATGTGTTTATTCCCCCGTAACCTTTCTTGTTGTGTATGGGTTAATAATATGAGTTTTAAGCTAGATGAAAGTTACAAACAGAGCTGCTAAGAGGATTGATGGGATCTTGGAATTTTGAAAACTCTTTGGAAAGACCCTGCACAATTTCTTTCCAAACAATGCTTATGTGTTTAACAGGTGAGTTCGAGCATTATTGACTGGATCTATTTATTGAAATCTGTTGCACTGTGTTGCAGGTGAACTGATTAACCTTGCTATGTATTGTGAAAGAATAAGGAGGAAATTTTGGCCAGAATGGCACCACGATGATGATAACACTCTGTATGAATCCGAGGAAAGCAGCGAAGCAAGCAAGACTTACTCCCCTTTGCAGGACTTCAGTTTTTATTCAAGGACAGAAACATTTGATGAGGAAGGGAATAGTATTTCCCAAACGCCTGATACCGATTACACTGGACACTCCCTCTTTGATTCAGATGTGGACATGGATGAGTACAGAGATCAGGAACAATGCAAGTGATGTGTACAAGTGTCTCCCATTGTGCAGATAAGCTGTTTCTTGGGGTCAGTctgatttgttttctccttcagGTCAGGAATAGGTTTATACCACTTTGGAAGAGACCATTGTGCTTGACTCAGCTGTCATGTGCTACTTGGACTATTTCaactgtatttcattttgtcttACTGTGCAGGTGGAACCAAGGTAAACACTTATTTAAAACACACATGGGCAAACTAGAGCTCTAGAGGACAACAGGACCTTTCCATCTACATTTTTGTTCGTGCTCAAAAACAGATCCCCCATCCAAGTGGGACAGACTTCTGGGAAGTGGAGCATTTGTCACTGCTGGTTTGTGTTAATATCTTATCTTTACAGGAGTGGGTTGAGGACATAAATGGAAGAGGTATGACTGGCACAGCTTTCTTCCATGGAAGAAAATGATTGATGCTTTAATGAAAAGgccctggaggtgctggttgacTGCACCTCAGTATGAGCCAGTGGTGTGCCCTGGTGGATCAGATGTAAcagcatcctggcttgtatcagcaaTGGTGTGaccaacaggaccagggcagtgattgttcccctgtactcagcactggtgagggtGCACCTCGAATCTTGTGTTTAGTTCTGGGCCTCTCACCAcaagaaggacactgaggtactggagcgtgtccagagaaaggcaatgaagctggtgaaggagCTGGAACACAAGTCTtgtgaggaatggctgagggagctggggtgtttagcctggagaaaaggaggctcaggaagAGACCTTATTTCTCCCTAGAACTACCTGAAAGTAGGCTGTGGTGAAGCagaggttggtctcttctctcaagTAACAAGCAatgggatgagaggaaatggtctcaagttgcaccacagaagtttaggttggatattgagAAAAACTTCATCACTGAAAGGgctgtcaggcattggaacagactaCTGAGGAAAGTGATTGAGTCACCATcactggaggtatttaaaagccacttagatgtggcacttgagggcATTGTTTGGTGGTGGACTTGGGactgctgggttaacagttggactcgatgatctcaaaggtcttttccaacctaaaaaaTTCTATGATTTGGCAAAGTTTCAAGGGAATTTTATTTGTTAGCTGCTCATACTTTGGGTGCATATATTACAGTGTCTGCAGGTAAGAACTGCTCCCAGTTCTTTTTCAGACAGTcaaggaaagctggagaaaaacACAGTCCTACAGAAAGGAGCTGATCAATGTTTCTTGTTCTTTGCAGAAGTTTGCAATCATTACTACAGAATGTTTTTATTCAGGAGGGAAATGTCAGTGTTAATGTATAATCTCCCAAACACTCATCTGGAAAGTGTGTTGGCCaaatttcttctgtgtttgtgaATTATTATTATGTTTTCACTCCCTGCCCCTGACTACTCTCTGCTATTGCTAGGCAAGGCTAAAGAACTGGGATTTGTTGCTAAAAGCCTGGTGTGTCTCAGCAGTGGGTGCTTTGTGCTCTTTACCAACAGACATAGCAAACCCATGAAGGCTGCAAAGCAATTTGGAATATTAGTAGGCGTGGGATACCATATAGTTGTAAGACTTTGGCCCAGGCAATGAAATGCTTTAGAGCTGTCTGGGAAGGTGCTTCAGTGGGTACTGAGCTCTGTGCTGACTTACAGGGCCCAATCCCTAAAGTTGATGCACGGGAGGCAGTTGAGATAGGACAGTTCTGTCAGCACCACCATCGGCGGGAATATTCAGGAACTGAAAACATGGCTGGAATTGGTTTTAAGTGACCTTCACTAGCACATCTGTGAATCTGGAACTTGGAGTGATTGCACAGGTTCTGATATGCTTCATGTTCTTGTCTCCCTAAATGCAGgttagaaatgagaaaaatccaTTGGACTTACTCATGACTTGAAGTTAAGCGTGTACATCAATGTTGCTTGGCCATGACTAGTTGGTTTTAAGTAGAGATAGAGCATATAGAACATTAAGACAGCTCTCATATTTGTAAACATGCATATAAAATCAGATATCTGAGTGCAGACTTTGTTGGTggcttgtttaaaaatattttaattacgACTTTCTCAGTGATTTACAGTTAGATGAATCAGGATCCCTCAGCAAAATTTTTATAATGTGTTGGTTGTGTTATATGTTTTGGGAGCAGACAGGGTAGACAACTACTTTAGGATGTTAATTGTTAGTAGTCCTAATAGTCTGGAGCTTGAAATAACTTCAACTTTCAATGAATAGCTCACTGTCTTGGATCCTGGAGTGCCTCCTGCAGAGGAAAGTGCTTGCTCTGGGGAAAC
This DNA window, taken from Pseudopipra pipra isolate bDixPip1 chromosome 3, bDixPip1.hap1, whole genome shotgun sequence, encodes the following:
- the FAXC gene encoding failed axon connections homolog, with translation MLWGVGLAAPRSCVADLSRNRSLSLGWCAGPEEPPPAFYGGEIVAFPLSGGGGTMAALGSDSWWKKTLYLTGGALLAAAAYLLHELLAIRKEEELDSKDAIILHQFSRPRNGVPSLSPFCLKMETYLRMADLPYQNYFDGKLSPQGKMPWIEYNHKKVSGTEFIIDFLEEKLGVNLNKHLGPHERAVSRAVTKMVEEHLYWTLAYCQWVENLHETQKMVSLFGPFSDLLKWIFCHLTKGIVKREMYGHGIGRFSEEEMYTLMEKDMRTLAGLLGDKKYIMGSTVSTVDATVFGHLAQAMWTLPGTRPERLIKGELINLAMYCERIRRKFWPEWHHDDDNTLYESEESSEASKTYSPLQDFSFYSRTETFDEEGNSISQTPDTDYTGHSLFDSDVDMDEYRDQEQCK